Proteins co-encoded in one Fibrobacter sp. UWT2 genomic window:
- the rfbD gene encoding dTDP-4-dehydrorhamnose reductase, whose protein sequence is MKFFVTGVGGQLGHDVMNELAKRGHTGVGSDMAPAYSGVADGSAVTTMPYVQLDITDSAAVDKALSEIKPDAVIHCAAWTAVDMAEDDANVAKVRAVNAGGTQNIANACKKLGCKMTYISTDYVFNGQGTEPWLPDCKDYKPLNVYGQTKLEGELAVANTLDKYFIVRIAWVFGLNGKNFIKTMLNVGKTHDTVRVVNDQIGTPTYTLDLSRLLIDMNETEKYGYYHATNEGGFISWYDFTCEIYKQAGLSTKVLPVTTAEYGLSKAARPFNSRLDKSKLVANGFKPLPTWQDALARYLKEIGG, encoded by the coding sequence ATGAAATTCTTTGTGACAGGTGTTGGTGGCCAGCTGGGCCATGATGTAATGAATGAACTTGCAAAGCGCGGCCACACGGGCGTTGGTTCCGACATGGCGCCTGCCTATAGCGGTGTCGCCGACGGTTCTGCCGTCACGACCATGCCGTATGTGCAGCTCGACATTACAGATTCTGCCGCGGTCGACAAGGCTCTTTCTGAAATCAAGCCCGATGCAGTGATTCACTGCGCCGCATGGACTGCAGTCGATATGGCCGAAGACGATGCCAACGTGGCGAAGGTTCGCGCGGTCAACGCCGGCGGTACCCAGAACATCGCCAACGCCTGCAAAAAGCTCGGCTGCAAGATGACCTACATCAGCACCGACTACGTGTTCAACGGTCAGGGCACGGAACCCTGGCTGCCCGACTGCAAGGATTACAAACCTCTCAACGTTTACGGCCAGACCAAACTCGAAGGCGAACTCGCCGTCGCCAATACGCTTGATAAGTACTTCATCGTGCGAATCGCTTGGGTGTTCGGCCTGAATGGCAAGAATTTTATCAAGACCATGCTGAACGTGGGTAAGACTCACGATACCGTGCGCGTGGTGAATGACCAAATTGGCACGCCGACCTATACGCTCGACCTTTCGCGTTTGCTCATCGACATGAACGAAACCGAAAAGTACGGCTATTACCATGCCACCAACGAAGGCGGATTCATTAGCTGGTATGACTTTACTTGCGAAATTTACAAGCAGGCAGGTCTCTCTACCAAGGTGTTGCCGGTAACCACAGCCGAATATGGCTTGAGCAAGGCCGCGCGCCCGTTCAACAGCCGCCTCGACAAGAGCAAACTCGTTGCAAACGGTTTCAAACCGCTCCCGACGTGGCAAGATGCCCTCGCTCGCTACCTCAAGGAAATCGGAGGCTAA